TGGCTTATAAATCTCTGACCACACTATCATAAAGTTAATATGTTTAATGCAACAGATACCGGCTGAATCCAGTCTTCCCACAGTATTACAGCAAACAACCAAACAACTCCAAAACAGCGAGCGCGCTGACAGAGGAGAGCGCTGTTCCCAAAGACGAGCCGGTCTAATCCGGGGACCCACTCCGCGGCTCCAATGAGCCGAGATTTATGCTGCGTATGTCATGAGTCACCGGCGCAGCATTGTTCACCTCCTCCGCTGACATTATCTGCCGGGCAGAGGACGCGCGGGACAGACGCAGATGTCATAACGCGCAGAATGTGTCCTTGCCTGCCCTCTAGGCCACGACaaacccccccgccccccgccccccctgcgGCTTCACACTGAGTGACAGGCGCACGCTCCTCACACAGGGTGACATTGACACTGGGTCAACGCTGACGCCACGCCCTGACCCCTGGCCCGCGCCATTCCTGCGCGCACACAGCTGTTCCACACAGCGAGCGCAGGGAGGGAGCTGAGAAGCTCACCTCTCTGATCAACCTGCTCCATCGTTTTTAACCTAAACTTTCATTAATGGATCAGTTTGCACACATTTTTGTCTCAGAGTGCAAACACATGCAGTCTGGTATTGAGCACCATCAGCTTCCAGACGGGATTTCTGCGTCTCAGACGCTCATGTAAACACTCGCAGGGTGTTTACTACTTGTCGGAGGTTCCTCGACCTCCTGCGGCGCTTTGCTTCCCAGCACCCCATTCACCTTTCACCTGCCGCCAACTTGAGATCCAGATTCTTGGCAAGAGTATAAATGCAGATGTTTATTCATGGACTTGAGACGAATCATctcgttttgtttttgtttgaaggtTGAAAACATCACTCAAACATGTGCAAGTGAGGGATGGATATATCCTCCATTTGGCCTCCATATTCACTTTAACTGCAGCTGTCACCTGCTGAAAGTGGCAATCTACTCCATGAACGGTCTCTCTTTCTAATGTAGAAATTATTGACTGAATTCTGTATCTAATTCATTCTCAAAGTAAGACATTTTTGTCAAAAGATGGTTTAAAATCAATCAGCTATGTAGTTATTGATCATTTCAGCTTGTTTTACAGCCTATtccgaaacacacacactcacaaaccaATAGCAAGAAATTCAAAGCAACTCGTCGAGCCACCGGGAGCAAGCTGAGGTTCAGTAGGTGGAGATGGCCGTCGAAGCATTGATCGTGAGACGAGAGAACAGGTTTTGACTCTGATCCACAGCTGACTGAACAGTAATGAGGAGTTTTCCTGGAAACCCTGCAGCTTCGGCTACAAATATGACACTGAAACAAATTTGATCCTCTTTCAGAGCAACTTCTGTCAAACTACAGTCATGAAGTCAACTATAAATAACTGCAGCCTATATATGTTGAATAAAACACCAGTGTCAAGCATGCAAAATATCATTCCTACTTTTCAGAAGGACTCCAAGTCGGTGTGCACTTCAGTCAGTTATTCTGAATTtatcagctgttttaaaaaaaatcttgaaagcCCACAGAACATTGTGCTTAAACATTTATATTAAAGCATTATTATATCAATCATTGggtgaaaaaaaggaagaaaaaacttGATGAAAACCCATGAATGTGGAAAAGCAACAGAGCTCTGTTGTTATCAGTTTTACACGTGAATACAGGTCTTGTTTACCGCGACAACTTGATTAATCCATCGCATCGCTACAGGCACAGGCGATGCATATAGCCCCTCTtggcatgtgtgtgcatgccagCAGCGCACCCTTGAGCTAAATGTCACATGGCCGAATATGAAACAGTTTAATGAAGGGTTTGATCCTCCTCACGCCGCCGTGTCTGTGCCGGCACGCTATTTGAGAAGTGTGAAGGTAACCACCTCTGAAACGCACCAAGCCATCGCGCATACTTTCTTTACAATGTGATTACTAGGCCTTGAAGACTTTTGTAGATGTAGATCAGGAATGGATCTATGAAGAGGTGCAGAGCACATCTGCCGCCTTCACCActcttctcctgcttcctgtgggaTTAGTCCGTGTCGAGAACGTGCAGAAAGTCGGGGACAAGTAACGGGAAGGTGTCGGAGAAGCAAGTTACAGGAAGGCGGCGCGACAACAGAtggacaatgaaaaaaaaaaaaaaactgtcgcaatgtgtgtgtgtgtgcgcaggtgCGCGTGCCCACAGCTCAGTGCTAAGCTATGCGCTCCTCTGCGCGCTGCGTGCCGGTTACATTCCACGGCTTGTGTTCATTACCGCAGATACACGGAGCCTTTCTCGCCATGGCACACATACAGTGAGTGGACGGAAGGCGTTGAGAAGACAGTCGTGGAGAAATGCCGGCGTATTTCAGTCCGCCTCAGATTgctgtttttggatttttgccGTTTTAGATGTGGGGGAGACGGCGGGGCCGCGTCTCCCCCACATCTGAAACGGCAGAATCCTCCCGTGGGCCGATCAGTCAGCGGCGGCCTTCCCTCGGACTCGTCTATTcctcgccctccctccctcctttgaGTGGGATTACCTCCTAATGCCCAACCTAAACAGAGGCTTAGAGGCTGGCGACTGCGGACGGGGGGCGTGCGGCTTAGCCGGGGCTGAATCTGATGCCTCTGGAACGGGATGAGAGATGCCCAGCACCAGGCCTGCCTgcagggaggggggtgggggggtggggggacagCTGAGCTGTTTATGATGCCGGGGCCGGGTGTAAAGCACAGGAGACACTGTCGCTTGTGACAGGAGTTTTAATTaagtctttttttccttcataaaaATGACCGACATGATTGGTGTTGTTTCTGTTTACCTCACCTGTGCTATTCATCAGACATACTGTGAAATATCTAATAAGCAATAGAAATGAGGCATACAATGAACAAATGCAACAGTTTGCACAGTTTTAAACAAGTAAAACGCTGTTCCATGTCCACATTCTTTATTTCCAGCATTTTTCCTTATACATAATTGTGACAAATCTCTCTATTCTATGTCGCTTCATTCATGTAGTTTCTAAAGGTACCTAGACTGAGGAAAACATAAAACCTGGCATTTAACTCATTCAGAACAAGAGCCATCCTGACTGACGCTTCAGCTGGATCTAAATCTCTCCTCCTTATCGCTTCAGTTCATTGCAGAGCTCCTTTATGTGGCTCCGTTCAGTGTGGTATTAAACGTGGAGGGCTGCAGGGAGAGCACCTACTCTCTGAGTTTTGACAGATTCTCTCAGCCGCCGTGATGACGGCTGTAATTCTGCCAGCTCCGGCACGCCGTGTACTTTAGGATAATAGCTAATCTGGCATCGGAGGCCACATTCACACCTTGGCAGGCTCCACAAAGGAGATTCATTTCCGCACCGGCTTTTATTAACATTAATAGAAATAGCTTTTCCCAGGTGTTACATCAGGATCAGCATATCTCAGCTGAAACAGGATGAACGAGCCTCCTGATCGGTAACTCAGCTGGACGGCTTTCAGCAGCGTTGACAGGTAAGTAGATAAGGACGATAACTTTGAGgctatttatgtatttttattaGTCATCCTTTACTCAAACTTTAATCAATATGTGAGAAGTGCTGGTCCTACCTGCCTCTCCAGGGTATGACCAGATCAGGGTTGATCTTGCGAAAGAAGTACTCCCCTCCAGGCTGTCGCCCATTGAAGCCTCGAGTCGGGGCGTCGTCAGACGACTCGTCCTCCAGCATGGGCTCCTCTGGGTTCGGCCTCATCATGCCGATGTATCTGGGCAGAATGTGAATGAAGACCTGAGAAACAGAGCGAAAGTGAGCATCACCGAAGAATTGAAGCATGACTAAATGTATGTATGAGTAAAACGATATGGTATCGTTTAATATTGACAATATATGAAGCTGTTTTCCTCAGTGAGGggcagctctgcttctgtttaacTGAACTGTTTTACTGGAGAAACAACTGACATGTTCTCCTGACAGTAACTTGTAAGATACTCCAGAAACTTTAATATTATTCTCAAGCTACAGAACCTGTTTGTACTAGAATAACAAAACAGAATTCTCAACAAAAAGCATCCAGGTAACATTTTTCAGCAAATCACATGCAGCTGTTTTCACCAATTCCTCATGACTGTCGTCTGTTTTGCTGAATCAGATCGTCCTGCACAAACTGAGAGGCAAACCGACTCCTCTACCATTATAATTTTCAGTACAATGCAAGTAACGTACAACTGAATCACATGCAATTCATTAAAACCTTACATTTGGTTGAAAATAACAAACGTGAGTAAAGTTGTAAATGAGGCATTTTCTTTTGGTGTTATGTGGGAGTGAAATAAGccaaaaaagcttcttttttaaagtatattttatgttttccaAGTAAATTAAGTTATACAAGAAATGAAACAGAATCCCAGTAGTTTTTGCTTCTTGTGGAAAGGTGTTTAGAGAATTCAAAATGCAGCTTGAATCGTGTAAGTATTCTAAATTTTGTAAATTTGAAGTTTTGCTTTAAATCACATTATAAATACAGTCTTTTCAAACTGGGAATAATCGCTTTAATCTTTCAACATTACACTGAATCTGGTGGCTGCAGGTCAGGAGTCAGAAACCAAGAAAGTACAGgaaatcaagcaaaaaaaaaaaaaaaaaaaaaaaaagtccacaaaCTGGGAAAGGCTGAAAACCAAAACGTAAACGAGAAACACGATTTGGCTGCACTTGGAGAAATAAGAGCACTGCTGTTCATTCTTAAACATAAAAATGGCAACATCAACACTAATTAAATCACTGAGATCAAAATACTTGACAACATGATCACATACTGCATGTTTAACTGATATCTTGCAGCGTTATTATGAGATTGCAGCGATTTGCACTGGGGACGTGTATCAGACGGATGCTGGGTACCTTTCGGACCCAGGTGGGCATGATGTGCGTGCTGGGCGTTCGGTGGTGCAGGTTGAGGACGACGACGCTCAGGATGACGGAGAAGGTGACCAGGATCATGGTGAACATGACGTAGTTGACGATCATGGGGATGCCGAGCGACGTCTCGGGGACCTTgtcggccagcagcagcatgaagacGGTCAGAGCGATGAGGACGGAGATGGAGAGCGTCATCTTCTCCCCTGCGCACAGATGGGCCGTTTAAGAGGATCAATTACAGCGGCGAGGTGGAGAATATCACTCTGTCGGCTTTGTTTTGTCGCGCTGACAAGGCTGAACTTCGAGACGTGCGCATTAACTTTATAAATGTTTCACCGGCGTTGTTAAGAACGTTCCTGCTCCCAATAAATCACCGCCATCAATCCCGTTCCGTTTCCACTGAATTTAGACTTTTCTGCAATGTCAGTGAAACATCTGTCTGAGGAGTGACCGCACAAGGCCGACGGCTGACAAACTGCCTCCCTTCCCATGGTCACTTGCTTCCAATACACTGAACATCAATATTTATTGACACTCTGAAGGCTGCCGGGACATGTGAGGGGGATTTCATCAGACACATGCTTGAGGCCGTGAAACCAGACGACGCTTTCCTTCTCGCTTTTGCTGGTGGAAGCGTCACGACAAGACTTGTCAAACGCGCCGACCTGCTCCGGGAGGCAGGTAGAAGACGAATATGGCCAGGACGCTGGTGAGGACGCAGGGCACGATGATGTTGATCACGTAGAAGAGGGGCTTCCTCTCGATGATGAGGTAGAAAGTGATGTCCTCGTACAGGTCCTCCTTCACGTTCTTCCTGGTGGGTTTGTGGCAGATCGCCCATTCGCCGTTCTCTGTGGAGGGAAGGAAAAATGAGTTGTGACACCGAgaggtttgttttcattctgttgagtctcacacacacacacacacacacactcttttgtTATATTAAGAAGTGGGCTGCCTCAAGAGGATGATGCAGTTTAGGTGTATTTAGGTTGACGATTGCGTATTTACTCGTGTGAATGAGAATAACAATATCTTCATTTGTTACAAAGGAATTGTGTTTTGCATCCTGTCAACCCTTTCAGTTAAACAACCTGATATAGTCAGGACTGTATCTCACCCATCGGCTCTTAAGTGAAGAAAATATACAAGAAACTAATCAATTGCTTGACTTGATTCATTCTGTGGGTGAGTGAACGATTGCTGTGCAAGTGAACACGTGGATGCGCCCTTAATTTTGGGCCCAACTAAAAATCCTACTGTTGCCCGATGCTGCAGATCTTCAGGAAACTCAGATGAAAAACCAAACTAAACATCATTTCTACTCTGGACGTTTCTCATTAAATGCACCTTaacaaaatcaagaaaacactgcagatgtcTGCAACCTTCAGGACCAAAAACACTGCTTTAACAAACTGTCCTACAAATAAACTTGATTGAAGTAACACACATTtaacctccaaaataaaagtaacaCAGCTTCATTagttcactgtgtttttcaaaACTGTAGTTAATGTTCCGTTGATAAAATATAAACGCATTCTTTTCTGAACTTCTGAAATATTATCATATTGAGCAGTTTTAGATATTAAACTTAATTTTAATTTGACCATTCATGTTATTTTGACTACAGTGGGACTGACTGCaggctattaaaaaaaaagttcacttcAGACACTAACCAGTGAAGGCATTCTCATCTATCACAATCTCACGGATCTCTTGGCCGTTGTCGTCCAGATAGTACTGCAGGTCGACTTCGGAGGCGTCGTAGGTGTACGAACGGAAAACCATGCTGCAGTTTTGCCAGTCAAACGGGAAATAGGCCACCTGAATCATTAGACGGGAGTAAAATAATTACAATGCACATTAAAAGTAAACCCAAAAGGACATCTAAACAGCTTGTAGGCCGTACCTCAATAGAGCAGCTGCTGCGGTAGATGGCTGGAGGGAGCCAGTTGACCGTCCCATCGCTGAAGACCAAGACGTTGACGTAGAGAGCCACGTCGAACTGGCCGTCGTTACTGTGGAGAAGAAAACCGCAATCTGAGACTCACTTTATTCACGTTACAGTGTTGATAGAGACTGAAACTTCCAAAGCATCAGCCCAAACGCAGTCGTCTCACGGCTTTAAATTCGACGAAACACTCACTTGTTTATGAGGTAGATGTCGGGACGCCACACCTTGCTGGAGGGGATCCTCAAAACGTCG
The nucleotide sequence above comes from Salarias fasciatus chromosome 3, fSalaFa1.1, whole genome shotgun sequence. Encoded proteins:
- the LOC115383261 gene encoding acetylcholine receptor subunit beta-like — encoded protein: MRIYWVLFSVCCLCSAATEASETERRLHNKIFQGYNLKVRPARSWEEKVMVRVGMTLSQLVSLNEKNGEMTTNVFMNLAWTDYRLTWNPAEYDNIDVLRIPSSKVWRPDIYLINNNDGQFDVALYVNVLVFSDGTVNWLPPAIYRSSCSIEVAYFPFDWQNCSMVFRSYTYDASEVDLQYYLDDNGQEIREIVIDENAFTENGEWAICHKPTRKNVKEDLYEDITFYLIIERKPLFYVINIIVPCVLTSVLAIFVFYLPPGAGEKMTLSISVLIALTVFMLLLADKVPETSLGIPMIVNYVMFTMILVTFSVILSVVVLNLHHRTPSTHIMPTWVRKVFIHILPRYIGMMRPNPEEPMLEDESSDDAPTRGFNGRQPGGEYFFRKINPDLVIPWRGRCESPVQIQQLPDSDRFCLILPPNLKSAIAAVTYMAEQLKKQDTDDAMTGDWQFIALVVDRLFLWLFVIITTLGTLAMFLDATFNYTPDNPFP